AGGATGTCACAGCACTTGTACTGAGTATCGCCGTCCTTGTGGGTGGTCTGGCGGGCCTTCCGCCAGTGTTCGCACGGCACCGATCGAACGGAATCTGATGGGGTAATTGATTTCCAAGAATCGGACGGGGAATCTGCGCGCTGGCTCGACGGGACGACCCGTAGTAGGTCGGTCGTGTCTCCGCGACGTGCGGTCGTGTACCCACGAAACACTCGACGCGGTGGGGTCGTGTACGAAACCCGAATAACAAATTATTTCGGATCTCGGACGCGAGAGCGCGTATGACGCGTTCAGTACCGCGAGCCGGCCGGCGGTGTCCCGTCTGCGAGTTCGTCCACTATCCGGCGTCGCGGACGGCCCCGTCTACGTGTCGCATCTGCGGGGCCGCGCTGGACGACGCCCGCCGCTGATCGCCCCGGCGTGACGCGGCCTCCAGTCGCGCAGGAATCGGCTCCGACCGCGTCCGGCACCGTCTTCCACCGGTGCCCGCCGCCGGCGCCGGTCTACAACGACATCTTGTAGCCCGAATTCAGACAGGCGAACGGTTTACTTCACGACATCGTTCTAAATTCATGTATGTTTTAACTCCCAATATGCAGGCCAACGTACCAAGTTGTAGTTTGATGGTTGCTTTTGTCGGACAAGATCGGGTTGAGGCCACAGGATTTATATCCGATGGAATGAAGCGTCCGGTCAATGCTGCTCTCAGCCGATCGTTCGGAGACACGACGAGATCGTTCACTCAGTTTCGAGATTATCAACGCAGTAGCCGAACGGGAGGGGGTCGACGCGACCGAGATCGAACCGCCCGAGTACGAAGCCCTCTACGACGTTCTCAACCCCGAAGCGCTCGATGCGTTGTTCTCTCCCCGCGAAGACGGTACCCCGCGATCGAACGGTACGGTCGAGTTCCGCTTTTGCGGTTACGACGTCGTCGTCACCGGCGACGGCGACGTGGACGTCCGCGAGTGAGTCCGGTCACGGCGACCGCCGCTCCCGGTGAGCACGGATCCGGTCGCGCCACTCGGGGGGCATCTCGCGGGACCGTCCCGTCTCCCGGTCGACGATCACCTGCACGGTCCTCGCGGTCGCCGCCCGCTCCCCGTCCGCCCGGACCTCGTACTCCATCGGCAGGCTCGAGGTCCCCGGTTCCGGCACGCCCAGCGCGACGGTGACCGACTCGTCGGCGTCGATCGGTCGGCGGTAATCGATCTCGAGGTTCGCGAGGACGGTGTCGGCGGTCACGAGCGACTCGCCGATCACGTCCTCGAAGAAGGCCGCCCGGGCCTGTTCGAGGTACGTCGCGTAGACGGCGTTGTTGACGTGGCCCATGAAGTCGATGTCGCGGAGGCGAACGTCGACGTCGACGGCGTACGTGTACTCGGTCATGGCGTGTCGGTACGGACCGACGGACGCTGGTTCTATCGGTCGCCCGGAACGTCCGGCCGGCGGCGCGGAGACCGGGACCGCTACCCGGGAGCCTCGACGAGCGGACTCATTGTAAGGGAGCCGCTACCCGCCGCTTCGCGGCGGTTACGGCTCCTCCTCGGCGTCGCAGACCGACGCGAACACCGACTCGTGGAGGCGGTCGGCGACGAGGTCCGTCAGCGGTTCGAGGTTCGCCGTGTCCGCCCGGTTTGTACTCGATCAGCGTTTCGAGGGCCGCCTCGTCGCCGCGCTCGTACTCGTGCCAGAGGCGAACGGCGTCGCGCCCCGAGAGGTCCGGCAGGTCGCGTTCGAGTCCGACCTCGCGTTCGATCCGCTTGAGGCCGCCGTCGAGGCCGAGTTTCCGACACGGGTACATGAGGTCGACGTGGGGGAGCGAGGCGTCGAGGTCGTAGTTGGCCTCAAGGAACGGCACGTCGAAGCGGGCGCCGTTGAACGTCACCAGCAGCGACGCCGCCTCCAGTTCGGTCCGTAGCCGCTCGCCGGTGAGGTCCCGGCCGCGCACGAACGTCCGCGTCTCGCCGCCCCGGTGGACGCTGACGGTCGTCACCTCGTCGCGCGCCGGGTCGAGCCCGGTCGTCTCGATGTCCAGAAAGCACGCCTCCTCGCGGACGTTCTCGTACAGCCGCCAGCGGCTGGCCGCCGGCAGCGACTCCGCGAAGTACGAGACGTCGCCGCGGTCGAGACGGGCCCGGCCCTCCTCGATGAACGACTCGATGCGGTCGGCGAGGGTGGCGCCGACGACGCGCCCGTCGAACTCGTCCCAGTGGGTAACCCCCTCGGCCCAGAGCCGGCGCTCGGTCTTCTCGCCGACTCCCCGGACCGGGATGAAGCTGTTCTCGATTCGCACGGTATCCGCTGGGGAGCCGTCGCCTCAAAAGCGCTCGGATCGCCGCCCGTCCCGCGGCCTATCGGCCGCTTTTTCACGTCGCCGCCCCAACGGGTTCGCATGGACGGATCAGACGAGGACCTCGCCGAGGCCGTCCGGGAACTCTCGGAGACCCTGCGCGAACTGCGCCGCGAACTCGAACGCGAGGGGCGCGAGGGGCGCGAGCGGCGGCGCGGGCGGCCGTTCCGGTTTCGCCCGCCGCGGCCCGAGGACCTGCTCCGGTTCGCGGACGACGTCGCGCTCCCGACGCTGATCGCGCTGCTGGAGGCCACCCTCCGGTCGCTCGAAGCCTTCCAGCGCGGGCTGGCGCTCGTCCGCCGGGAGCGCCGCGCCAGGGACCGCACGCGCGAGACCGCCGAGACGACGCGTGCGCGCGCGGACGAACTGGGCGAGCGGGCGCTCGACCAACTCGACGTCGCGCTGTCGGAACTCCAGCGGGCGCTCTCCGGCGAGGGCGCGGACGTCCCCGACGACCGCGCGCGCGACCTGCTCGTGGACGCCCGCGAGTTGCGCGACGAAGTCGACCGCCGCCTGCGCGACGCGACGGCCGGCCCCGAACCGGGCGACGAGCGGGGTCGCGCCATCGAGATCGAGGACGGATCGGACGACGCCGACGAGACCGAGGCGGACCCCTCGGTCGACGTGGACGCCGAACTCGAGACGCTCCGGGAGCGGTACGGGCCGGAGGAGGACGCGGAGGGCGGAGAGGGGAACGACGAATCGGACGACGAGGACGGCGTCGCGGAGGACGGCGACGAGGAAGACGAAGCAACCGACGACGGCGGCGACGAGGAGAACGGAACCTGACCCTCAGACCGGTTCGAACCGGTAGCCGTCCCACTCCTGGCTCTTCGGTTCCTTGATCCCCGCGCCGGGTTCGCGCAGTTCCTCGACGTAGACGGGTCGGACCTCGTCGCCGACCTCGACGTCGTCGGTCGTCAGTTGACCGATCGCGCGGACCGGTTCGCCGTCGACGTCGAACTCGACGATCGCGATGTGGTTCGGCTCGCGCACGCCCGGCGGCGTCGCGGTGCTGGTCGTCCAGGTGACGACCTCCGCGGTGTACTCGCTGAGGTCGATCGTCTCGACCGATTCGGAGCCGTCCGGACCCAGCGGGTGGCCGGGGTAGCTGATCGATCCGTCCTCGTACCGGTAGGCGTCCATCGTCATCGTGCTGCCTCCATGATGGTGGTGATCACGCAGTTACCGAACCCGCCGACGTTACACGCGAGGCCCACGTCGGCCTCGACCTGTCGCGGCCCCGCTTCGCCGACGAGTTGTTCGTATATCTCGACGCCCTGGGCGACGCCGCTGGCCCCGAGCGGGTGACCCTTCGACTTGAGTCCGCCGGAGGTGTTGATCGGCAACTCGCCGTCGCGGTCGGTGTAACCCGCCTCGACGAGTTCCCACGCCTCGCCGTGCTCGGCGAAGCCGAGCCCCTCCATCTGGAGGAACTCGAGGATGGTGAACATGTCGTGCAGTTCCGCGACGTCGACGTCGTCCGGCTCGTAGCCGCTCATCTCGTAGGCGCCCCGACCGCTCTCGACGACGCCGCTCATCACCGTCGGGTCGGGTCGCTCGTGGACGACGTGGGTGTCCGTCGCGCCGTCGATGCCCGCGATCACGGCGTACTCGTCGGCGTACTCCCGGGCGACCGACTCCGGGCAGAACAACAGCGCCGCGCTCCCGTCGGTGATCGGGCAGAAGTCGTACAGCCGCAGCGGGTCGGCGACGACGGGCGACCCGAGGACCGTCTCGACGTCGACCTCCCTGCGGAACTGCGCGTTCGGGTTGTCGACGCCGTTTCGGTGGTTCTTCACCGCGACCTTCGCGAGGCTCTCGCGGGGGGCGTCGAACCGGTCGAGGTAGTGACGGGCGGTGAGTCCGGCGAACGACGGCAGCGTGACGCCGTGTTTGTACTCGCAGGGGTGGGTGATCGACGCGATGACGTCGGTCGCCTCGGCGGTCGTCCGGTGGGTCATCTTCTCGCCGCCGACGAGCAGCGTCATCTCGCTGGCGCCGCTGGCGATCGAGCGCCAGGCGGCGTAGATCCCGGCGCCGCCGCTCGAACTCGTCTGGTCGACGCGCTCGGTGTACGCCGGGAGCGCGCCGAGGTCGTGGGCGAGGCCGTTCATGATCCCGCCTTGCCCCTCGAACTCGCCGCTGGCCATGTTCGAGACGTACAGGTGTTCGATCTCGTCGGGGTCGACGCCCGCGTCTTCGAGGCAGTCGATGCCGGCCTCCGCGAGCAGGTCGCGGATCCAGGCGTCGCGCTGCCCGAACTGGGTCATCGACGCGCCGATGATCGCCACGCGTTCCATACCCCAACGGACTCGGGACACTACTTTATATGATAGGGATTTTCCGACGGAACGAGAGGCCGTCGCGGGGACGGGCCTTCCGGTGGAACGGTTACGGCCGTGTGGCGGACGACCCTCCGTCGGGTACGTCCACTCCCGGGACGGACGTCGGTCGCGGCCCTCAGCGCACCGACCGCGTGAGCACGAACACCAGCAGCGCCATCAACAGCGACCCGAGCAGCGACTCGACGCCGGCGATCGTCCGCGCGACGGTCCCGATCGGCTGGATGTCGCCGTAGCCGAGCGTCGCGAACGTGACGATGCTGAAGTAGAGGCTCCTGAAGAACACCGACAGCAGCGCCGCGAGCGACGCCTGCGTGGGGTCTTCGAGCGAGTAGGTGATCGCCGTGTCGACCCCCACCTCGCGGATGCCGCCGGTCAGCGGGTACAACAGCGCACAGACCAGTATCAACACCAGCGAACTGGCGACGACCCGCCACGGACTCGTGCCGTAGCGCATCAGCCAGTGAGAGCCCGCGAGTTTGATCGCGCGCCGGTACGCCCCCGTCTTCCAGGCGACCCGGCGGCGCAGGTCCATCTCGCGGCGGTAGTACTCGATCGACCGGTCCGGGAGCGCGTTCTCGTCGAAGATCCGCTGGAGTTCGCGGTACGTCCAGGTCGCCCCGTCGGCGAAGTCGATCACCGCCTCGCGGTCGTCGGCCTCGTCGATCAGTCGCTCGTAGACGAGACGGTCGCCGAACGCCGTCTCGCGGTCCATCGGCGCGTCCGAGAACAGCGTCCGGTCGAGGCGCGCGTCGAGGAAGGTCGCCTCCCGCAGGTCGGCGTTGACGAACAGCGCGTCCTCGACGACCGCCCGCTCGAACGTCGCGCGCCGCAGGTCGACGTCCCGGAACGTCGACCGCCGCAGGTCCGCCCCGGTGAAGTCGACGCCCCGGAGGATCGCGCCGGTGAAGTCCGCGCCGATGAGTCGACAGCCGGCCAGCCACGTCACGCCCGCGAGCGAGACGCTCCGGAGGATCGCGCCGTCGAGGCGCTCGCCGCGGCGCGGCCGGTCCGCCTCGAACGCCTCGCGGGGTTTGCTCTCGACGTCCGCGTGCCAGACGCAGCGCTCGCCGTCGCCCCAGCGCGGCCGCCAGCAACAGACCGCACCGACGTTCCCCCTCGTCAGCTCCGGCTGCACGTGTCCGCACCGGCCGTCCGGCGGAGTTTCGTTCATGTGACACGAACGCCGGCGAGCGTATAGAATCGTGTCGGTGGACCGAGCGGACGTCCGGCCTCAGGCCGATCCCGCCGCCGGCCGCAGTTCGCTCGCCCGCGAGCGCGCCCGCGAGATCACCGACGGGCGCGCCTCGAAGGAGACGACCACGTCGTCGTCGCCGTAGGTGACGTCCTCGACGCGGGCGTTGTCGTGGATCCACGAGACCAGACTCATCGTGTCGTCGGTCATCGGGAGCACAAGCCGCTCGCGCTCCCAGTCGGGGAGTTCGGCGTCGATCCGGTCGAGCAGGGCGTCGACGTTCGTCCCCTCTTTCGCGCTCACGGCGACGGGGTTGGGCGCGAGCGCCGACAGCGCCGCCCGCTTCTCGGCGAGTTCCGCCTCGTCGACCCGATCGATCTTGTTGAGTACCGTCACGATCGGCGCCTCGTTGCGCTCGTAGAGCGTGTCGTGGCTGGTGACGAGTTTCTCGTGGATCTCGTCGACCGGTTCGCTCACGTCGACGACGAGCAAGACGAGGTCCGCCCGGTAGACCGAATCGAGCGTCGACTTGAACGACTCGACGAGCCAGTGGGGCAGGTCGCTGATGAACCCGACCGTGTCGGTGACGAGCACGTCGCGGGAGTCGACGTCCGCCCGGCGGGTCGTCGTCCCGAGCGTCGTGAACAGCCGATCCTGGGACTCGGCGGTCGCGTCGAGGTCGGGGTGGAGGTCCTCGTTCTCGTCGACGTCCAGGTCGTCGGCGAGTCGACGGAGCAGCGTCGACTTCCCGGCGTTCGTGTACCCCGCGAGGGCCACGAGGTCGAACCCGGAGTCGCGCCGGCGCTCGCGGCGCTGCTCCTCGGTGTGCTCGATCCGGTCGAGTTCGTCCTTGATCCGGCTGATCTGGGACTTGATGTCCTGCTCGCGGCTCTCGTCGTACTCGCCCAGCCCCATGAACCCGGGGTGTTCCTCGCGCTTGGCGAGGCTCACCTTCGCCTCGACGCGGGGCAGTTCGTACCGGAGTTCGGCGAGTTCGACCTGTAGCTGTGCCTTCCGGGTCTGCGCGCGCTGGCCGAAGATCTCGAGAATCAGCGTGAACCGGTCTATCACCTCGACGCCGTCGGGGAGCAGGCGCCCGAGGTTGTACGTCTGGTACGGCCCGAGTCGGTTGTCGAAGATGACCGTCGTGGCGTCGGTCGCCTCGACGGTCCGGGCCAGTTCGTTCGCCTTCCCTTCCCCCAACTGGAGGGCCGGGTCGGCCTTCCGGGCCTGGGTGACCTCGCCGACGACCTCGTAGCCCGCGGCCTCGGCGAGGTCACGGATCTCCTCGGTGTCGGGCGTCCCGGAGTCGACGCGCTTTGCGATGATCGCTCTCATGTCAGTAGGGGTGTGAAACCGCCGGGGTCGTCTTCGCTCGAACGCCGCGGGACGCACGGACCGACGGGTCCGCGGTCGCCCGGACTCGCGCGCGACGCGGGGTCGACGCTACGGACGGCGGCCCCTCACCTCGGTTGCGAACGCGACGCTCATGTCCCCGGTTACGGCCCCGACCGTCTTGAATCCCGTGCCGGAACCGGTATCGGTCCCCCGACGTGACCGATCGAGAGACAGTCGTATCACCATAACAGTCTTGTCGAACGAACGCTTCCTTCCGGTCGATGGTGGACATCGATCCGACGGCACTGGGTCTCGAGTTCGGCGGTGGCGCGGCGATCGGTGCGCTGATGGGATTCGCGGCGAAGAAGATCGCGAAGCTGATCGCCGTCATCATCGGGATACAGCTCGTCGTCTTCCGGTTTCTGGAGTCGAAAGGTATCCTCGTCGTCGACTGGGAGCGCCTCTCGGCGGGTCTCCTCAAGACCAGCGAGCGAGCGCAGAACGCGGACGCACAGTGGATCGAGCCGATCCTCTCGACGCTGTCGGTCGGCGCGGGCTTCGTCGGCGGTTTCATGATCGGCTTCCGCCGGGGCTGACCGTCGCCGGTCGGTCGCCGATCACCGGGTGCTCAACTCGTCTTTGTCCTTGACGATCCGCGTCTCGGCGGTCCCGCTCGTGTGCTCGTTGACCACGTCGTAGAAGTCGTTTTGCAGTCCCGCGGGGAACGTCACGACGCCGATCCAGGAGCCGTCGGGCTGCCACTCCTCGCGCTCCAGGTCGCCGTACTGGCGGACCTTCGCCTGGGCGCTGCCGGCGTACTCCGGCGGGATCTGAACCGCGACCGTCACCTCCTCGAATCGGATCGGGATCACCGGCCGGAGCGCGTCGAGGGCGTCGTCGACCTGCTCGCTGACCGGATCCATCGGGTCGACGGTAAAGCCCGCCTCCTCCAGGGCGTTCTCGATGCGCTCGGGCGGGTGGGGCGCGTCGTCCATCTGCGGGTTCACGGCGTTGCGAGCGATGGTGTTGATCAGCTGTTTACGCTTTTGCTCTTGCATCTCGCGGCGCTGCTCGGCCGTGATCTGGATCTCGCCGCGTTTGATGACCTCGGGGATGATCTCGAGCGGTTCCGTCGTGTCGAAGACCTTTTCGAGGTCGTTCTCGGCCGGGCGGTCGCCGCGAGAGGCGTCCTCGAAGACGTCCTCGGCGGCGATCACCTCTTCGAGGTCGCCCTCGAACTCGCCGCGTTTGATCGCGAGCGCCGCGTCGGGGTCGACCAGCACCTCGAATCGTGCCCCGTGGGACTCGAGTCGCGCCGTCACCGCCTCGTCCAGTGATATCATACGCTACGGTATCTCCGCCAGTTAAAAGAGTGTTTCCCGAAAACGCGCCTCGACGGCGATTACTCGTCGGCGGCGTCGCCCTCGTCGAGCAGGTCGTTCTCGACGAGGTACTCCTCGATCCGATCGTCGTCCAGCTGTTCGAACGACTCGGTTTCGGCGTCGACGGTGGCGAGGCCGACCTCCTTGGGCAGCAGCGAGCCGTCGTTGACCGAGGCCAGCGCGTCGAGCGCGAGGGCGACGCCGCCCTCGAGGTCCGCCTCCTCGTCGTAGTTGTCCTCGAGGAAGCTCTGGAGTTCGCCGCGGTCGGCGCCGACCGCCAGCGCCTTCCACTCGTAGGGCGTCCCGGAGGGGTCGGTCTCGAACAGGCGGGGCTCGCCGTTCTCGATGCCGCCGACGATGAGTGCGACGCCGAACGGTCGAGCGCCGCCGACCTGCGTGTACTGCTGGATGTGGTCGGTGACGGTCTTCGTCAGCGTCTCGACGCCGATCGGCTCGCCGTAGCGCAGGCGGTTGACCTGCGACTGCCGGCGGGCGAAGTCGATCAACTGGCGGGCGTCGGCGACGTGGCCGGCGCTCGCGATGCCGATGTGGTCGTCGGCCTTGTGGATCTTCTCGACGCTCGTGTCCTCGAGCAGCGGGGAGGGGATCCGCTTGTCCACCGCGAGGACGACGCCGCCGTTCGTTCGGATGCCGATGCTCGCGGTGCCGCGTTTGACCGCCTCGCGGGCGTACTCCACCTGGTAGAGTCGGCCGTCTGGCGAGAAGATCGTGATGCCGCGGTCGTACGCCTGCTGTTGGGCTTGTCCCTGCATAGTATCACGCTAAATCGTAATCGAGGTCTGTCGCGCCCGGGCCCGCGTCATCGAGCCGCGGTCGCACGCCTGCAGATCCATTTCGCGCGACGGCGACTCGGTCTGCGGTTCCGAACACGACGTTTCTCTCCTCGGAATCTTGCCCGCGTCGACCTAAATACTTTTCTTACCGTGGTGGGTTTCTCCGCTACCTCGGCCGATTACTCTTCCGGACGGGCCGGTCGGTCCGGCTCAGCGCCCGAGGTACTTCTCCTCTGCGGCCCGGATCGTCCCGCTGACGCCCCGTACCCGCACTCCGAGGGGCGCGCCGTCGATCCCGTCGATACAGGCCAGCGCCGCCCGCCCGGCCTCGACCTCGCCGTGGCGGACCCGCACGATGGCCTCGCCGGTCCCGTCGGCAAACGAGAAGCGCATCACCGTCAGGTCGGCGTCGGCGCTGCCCGGGTCCCCGAGCAGGTTCTGTCCGGCGTACCAGAGTTCGCGCTGGAACGCCCGCCGGTCGAGTTCCGTCTCTGGCGGCGTCCGGAGGTCGACCGCGAGGTAGCGCCAGTGCGGGCGCAGGTGTTTCGGCAGGTGTTTCATTCCGCGTCGGCCTCGCGCCCGCGCTCGGCGACGAGGACGCCCACCTGGTCGTGGACGCGCTCGACGGCCGTCAGCGCGAACCCCGCGTCGGTGAGCGCGTCGGCCAGCGTCCCGACCGTCGCCGGATCGTCGACCTCGGGGCTGTAGAACGGCTCCTCTGGGTCCGGTTCGCCGAAGAACATCACGTCCCCGAGGACGAACCGTCGGGGCCCGAGGGCGGCGATGGCGTCGATCGCCTCGCGCTTCTCGGCGTCGGAGAGGTGGTGCATCGCGAAGTTCGACGTTACCACGTCGACCGGGCCGTCGTAGTTCGGTTCGCGGAACGTCCCGTAGTCGAACGCGACGTTCTCGATCCCCCGCTCGTCGGCCTTCCGACGGGCCTCCTCCATCATCCCCTCGCTGATGTCCCGGCCGACGACGCGGTCCGCCTCGGACGCCAGCGCCAGCGCGATGGCGCCGGTACCGGTCCCGAGGTCCAGCACGACGCCGTCGACGTCGGCGGCGTGTTCGATCACCAGATTCGCGCAGGCGCGGTACTCCTCGGAACTGGAGTCGTCGTACTCGGTCGCCTTCTCGTCGAACCGCGCGGCGTGTTCCTCAAGGTTCCTCTTCATACCTACCGCGTTCGACCCCCGGTTCAATGAAGGACTCGGACCTGATCCGTCGGTTGCGCTCGGCCAGCCGTCCCCACTCGCGCAGGCCGTCCTCGATCCACTCGCCGGCGAAGCCGATCCGCTCCCCGACGGCGGCGAGTTCCCGCGGCGCGCGCAGCTGGAAGCGGTTCGTCGGTCCCGCGCTCACGACGTACGGCGCGTCGTAGTAGGCGACGATCTCGCGGAGCTTTCGCAGCGACTGGAGCGCCTGCACCCGCCGGCCGCCGCTCTCGCGCAGGGCGACCGAGAGGTCGAACTCGATGCGGACCCCGTTCTCGACGGCCGCCTTCGCGAGGACGTGGTTGACGTCACCCTTGCCCGCCATCGGGTGCGAGAGTACGTCCACCTTGTCGTTCTCGACGGCAAAGCGGTTCATCGCCGGCGTCCCGCCGCCGACCGCGACGATCGTATGCGACGTACGGAAGTTGCCGACCGAGCCGCTGGCCCGCTGGGGATTCTCCGCGCGGATCTCGACCCCCTCGACGACGTCCACGCCGTACTCGTCGGCGAGTTCCGCGGCGTCGTAGTCGGCTCGCGAGCCCGCGTGGTTGCGCACGACGACGCCCTCGAAGCCGTACTCGGCGGCGGTCTCGGCGAACTGGGCGACCGTGCTGTCGCCGTCGGGGCTGGCGCGGACGGCCTCGTACATACCCGGATCGAGACGGGGCTCCGACTTGGGGTTTGCGTCACGCGACAGACCGTCATCGACGCTCACCGCGGGCGACCGACGGGAGCGCGGGCCGAACTACGGAGTAGAGACTCGATCAGTTGAGGATAGATTGCGCCACCGTCGCGAGCTGGCCGTTGTCCGCTTCTTCGAGGCGTTCGTCGCCGATCTTCAGGCGCAGGCGCGGGCGGCCGACGTCGATGGGCACCTTCTCGGTGTCGATGAGACCCATGTCCTCGAGTTTGGTCTTCGTCCGGCTGAAGGTGGCCTTGCTGGCGATCCCGACGTCCTCGCCCCACTTGCTGATGTCGTACAGCAGCGCCTCGTTCTTGGCGGCGACGAGCAGCGAGATGGTGACCTCGTCCAGACCGTCGCCGTCGCCGCGGGCGGTCTCGAGCGAGTCGAGGATCGCGGTGAAGTCGGCCTCGGCCTCGGGACTGATCTCCTCGGCGAGGGTCTCCTTGACCCGCGTGATCGGCGGCGTCCGGAGGTTGAACGCCTCGGCGTCGGCCCAGCGGCTCTCGTAGGTGTCGGCCGCGGCCGCGACGAACTCCTCGTCGTCGGTGACGAGGCCGCCGACGCGGTCGCCGGCGTGGACGACCGCGACGACGCGGTCCTCGGTGACCAGCAGCGAGTTCTCCGGCGCCTGCTCGAGGGTGCGCAGTTCGAGGGCGTCCTCGGCGATGAGGTCGGCGGCGTTCGAGGCGACGATGAAGTCGTCCATCACGTCCTTGAGGGTGCGCTCGTCGGCGAGCATGTGGACGGTCGGCAACTCGCCGTCGAAGGCGGTGGCGACGGAGACGAACTCCTCGATCGCGTCCCACGAGGGATTGACCATGTAAACGTCGCCGCTGGCGTCCTCGAGGACGGTTTCGAGGATATCGTCAATCTGATGGTTAAGTAAATTCGAACCCATTTCTATGCAGAAGTAATCGCCAGCAATCTACTTAATTTTGTTGGCCGTTCGCACGTCAGAACTTCGCCTCAGTACCGTAAACCGGTGATTTTTGTCGGGAGATTTCGTCATTTCTCGATTCGCGACGCAACTTCAGCCCGAACGCCGGATAGTTCACCGCCGTTCGGTTCT
The Salinilacihabitans rarus DNA segment above includes these coding regions:
- the tbsP gene encoding transcriptional regulator TbsP, translating into MGSNLLNHQIDDILETVLEDASGDVYMVNPSWDAIEEFVSVATAFDGELPTVHMLADERTLKDVMDDFIVASNAADLIAEDALELRTLEQAPENSLLVTEDRVVAVVHAGDRVGGLVTDDEEFVAAAADTYESRWADAEAFNLRTPPITRVKETLAEEISPEAEADFTAILDSLETARGDGDGLDEVTISLLVAAKNEALLYDISKWGEDVGIASKATFSRTKTKLEDMGLIDTEKVPIDVGRPRLRLKIGDERLEEADNGQLATVAQSILN